The Niastella koreensis GR20-10 genome includes a window with the following:
- a CDS encoding 2-dehydropantoate 2-reductase, whose translation MPSITIIGPGSVGGTVAAWLARDKTNTIRICARTAFDELIVETPHGTLTVKPEIFTSPEQVEATDWVLIATKTYDVAPTAQWLQRLVAPNTIVAILQNGVEHMERFMPYVPAAQLLPVVVNLPAQRKGPGQIWQTGNGELTVPDTDNGKKFVKLFEKTQLAARTTPDFLSHAWAKLALNSTGAIPALTLQPLNLRKHEDLIEISRLLIRECMAVAKAEGANLDEMLEDKIINGYRDNPSNSINSLHADRLAGRPMETDARNGAIVRIGKKHGIATPMNQLITILLNATNDE comes from the coding sequence ATGCCATCAATAACAATAATAGGACCCGGGTCAGTTGGCGGAACAGTTGCAGCCTGGCTTGCCCGGGATAAAACTAATACCATCCGTATTTGCGCAAGAACGGCCTTTGACGAACTGATCGTAGAAACACCGCATGGTACACTTACGGTAAAGCCTGAGATTTTCACCTCGCCGGAACAGGTGGAGGCGACCGACTGGGTGCTTATTGCCACCAAAACATATGATGTTGCACCCACTGCCCAATGGCTGCAGCGGCTGGTAGCGCCAAACACTATTGTCGCCATCTTGCAGAATGGCGTGGAGCATATGGAGCGATTCATGCCCTATGTACCTGCAGCGCAATTGCTGCCTGTTGTAGTAAACCTTCCTGCGCAAAGAAAGGGCCCGGGCCAGATCTGGCAAACCGGTAATGGAGAACTCACCGTGCCCGACACTGATAACGGAAAAAAGTTTGTTAAGCTCTTCGAAAAAACGCAGCTGGCAGCACGCACAACACCCGATTTTTTATCCCATGCCTGGGCCAAGCTGGCATTAAACAGCACAGGTGCTATACCCGCGCTTACCCTGCAACCATTAAATTTACGGAAGCATGAAGATCTGATAGAAATATCACGGTTATTGATACGTGAATGTATGGCAGTTGCAAAGGCGGAAGGCGCCAACCTGGACGAGATGCTGGAAGATAAAATAATAAATGGTTACCGGGATAACCCATCCAACTCCATCAACTCCCTGCATGCAGACCGCCTTGCCGGGCGGCCCATGGAAACAGATGCCAGAAACGGAGCCATTGTACGGATAGGAAAAAAGCATGGTATTGCCACGCCAATGAATCAACTCATTACCATCCTACTAAACGCAACGAATGATGAATAG
- a CDS encoding outer membrane beta-barrel protein produces MPLSLATVTVFKASDTAIITYRLSNPEGDFKIPGLPFDVKCRVVVSYSGYIGYRKEFTVRSDQPVLDLGTVYMSPASVAMQEVVVYAERPPVIIKKDTVEFNASAFKTLPNALVEDLLKKLPGVQVDKDGNIMVNGKPVNRILVDGKTFFGDDPKMASRNLPSQVIDKVQVTDDKEEMLRNGDDNANNVGKVINLTLKKGIKKSMFGKAYAGGGGGPQGGRYEMGAIANIFRDTLQVSVMGYSNNLNRPGFSVTDMRQTMGISRSIETMGGNSNNNNNTSNFGSSFSINDINFGGESRNGGITKSDGVGININHSPSNKQSIYGQYFYGRVHTDVENENRTEIYKEDTVISNFSKQYYSEIGNSHVFGAGANLKPDSTINFNIGLNYVISGTKSEKNDARSGVNNFLGDLNNGIVNSIGDLKTNMYSHNIMFTKLSKSKKGRRLNITQYMGWSERDRDDYTNARISYQQPVGKDTVYRQLRNEWVPTWTANVAGNYSEPLIKNFFFRLGARYDYEKMDDKVGTFANNTSSPIKDLSRRFSRESNKYSVSGGIEYRYKDFTFRPGIRYQSQRFDNNIYSLNQSISQEQHNVLPQFDFVYKKLSLSYNRDVVLPYYSNLIPVLNNSNPYMTRLGNPNLQPALQDRVRITLNTYSPKSTLGVWSWFEASQSKNVIVDSIALDQSGIQTIYPVNANGYKRVATNFGLYQNKRNSKNFMIPWNFGTWTEYVRNYFYYNGVRSLQNRLNCNFWSGIGFNWDDKLELNQEYSFSYRFVKNSNAGFEDIKTYSQTIGTEVIVRYIKHVIFDTRLRLITNNMFDDPTLKKIYLWNAAVNFTFFKDERAVLRISANDILNRGKNVYMSPNQNTAFFSKGDVLAQYFLATFTYNLRPAGAKKTAAGGKWSLF; encoded by the coding sequence ATGCCTCTGAGTTTAGCTACCGTAACTGTTTTTAAAGCATCTGATACCGCCATAATCACTTACAGGCTAAGTAACCCTGAAGGTGATTTCAAAATTCCTGGGTTACCCTTTGATGTGAAATGCAGGGTGGTAGTTTCGTATAGTGGCTACATTGGGTACAGGAAAGAATTTACTGTTAGAAGCGATCAGCCTGTTTTAGACCTCGGTACTGTTTACATGTCGCCCGCTTCCGTAGCAATGCAAGAAGTGGTTGTATATGCAGAACGGCCACCGGTTATAATTAAAAAGGATACAGTTGAATTTAATGCATCTGCTTTTAAAACATTACCCAATGCGCTGGTAGAAGATCTTTTAAAAAAATTACCTGGGGTACAGGTAGATAAAGATGGAAATATCATGGTTAATGGGAAACCTGTTAACAGGATATTGGTTGATGGGAAAACATTTTTTGGTGATGACCCAAAGATGGCTAGCCGTAATTTGCCGTCGCAGGTGATCGATAAAGTGCAGGTAACAGATGATAAAGAAGAGATGTTGCGTAATGGAGATGATAATGCGAACAACGTAGGCAAGGTGATCAATCTTACTTTAAAAAAGGGGATTAAGAAAAGCATGTTCGGTAAAGCCTATGCCGGTGGCGGTGGCGGGCCGCAGGGTGGCCGGTATGAAATGGGAGCTATAGCAAATATTTTTAGGGACACACTGCAGGTAAGTGTAATGGGCTATTCCAATAACCTTAACCGCCCCGGGTTTAGCGTAACTGATATGCGGCAAACAATGGGTATCAGCCGTTCAATCGAGACGATGGGAGGTAACTCTAACAATAACAACAATACCAGTAATTTCGGTTCCTCCTTCAGTATCAATGATATCAATTTTGGAGGAGAATCACGGAACGGTGGTATAACAAAAAGTGATGGCGTGGGCATTAACATCAACCATTCGCCCAGCAATAAACAATCTATCTACGGTCAATATTTTTATGGGCGTGTTCATACGGACGTGGAAAATGAGAACAGAACCGAGATCTATAAAGAAGATACTGTAATAAGTAATTTTTCAAAACAGTACTATTCCGAGATCGGTAATTCGCATGTGTTTGGAGCCGGGGCAAATTTAAAGCCCGACTCTACAATAAACTTCAACATTGGCTTAAACTATGTAATATCCGGAACCAAATCTGAAAAAAATGATGCAAGAAGTGGCGTCAATAATTTTCTTGGAGACTTAAACAACGGTATTGTAAATAGTATAGGTGATCTGAAAACCAACATGTATAGTCATAATATAATGTTCACCAAACTATCCAAAAGTAAAAAAGGGCGACGATTGAATATTACGCAATACATGGGATGGAGCGAAAGAGACAGAGATGACTATACTAATGCTCGCATTTCATACCAGCAACCTGTTGGTAAAGATACCGTTTACCGTCAATTGCGTAATGAATGGGTGCCAACGTGGACGGCTAACGTGGCCGGAAATTACAGCGAACCTCTGATCAAAAACTTTTTCTTTAGACTAGGTGCACGCTACGATTACGAAAAAATGGATGACAAGGTAGGCACGTTTGCAAATAACACAAGTAGCCCTATCAAAGATCTGAGCAGGAGGTTTAGCAGGGAAAGCAACAAGTATAGCGTTTCCGGGGGAATTGAATACAGGTATAAAGACTTTACTTTCCGGCCAGGCATACGTTATCAATCGCAAAGATTTGATAACAATATATACTCATTAAATCAGTCAATTTCACAGGAGCAGCATAATGTTCTTCCACAGTTTGATTTTGTATATAAGAAATTATCGCTGTCGTATAACCGGGATGTTGTGTTGCCTTATTACAGCAACCTGATACCGGTATTGAACAATAGCAACCCTTATATGACAAGGTTGGGTAATCCTAATCTTCAACCGGCGTTGCAGGATAGGGTACGTATTACATTGAACACTTATAGCCCTAAAAGTACTTTGGGTGTATGGTCATGGTTTGAAGCTTCGCAATCGAAAAATGTGATAGTAGATAGCATTGCGTTGGATCAGAGTGGCATACAAACAATATACCCCGTAAATGCAAATGGGTATAAACGTGTTGCGACTAATTTTGGTTTGTACCAGAATAAAAGGAATTCGAAGAATTTTATGATTCCCTGGAATTTTGGTACCTGGACCGAATATGTTCGAAATTATTTTTATTATAATGGAGTACGAAGCCTACAAAACAGATTGAATTGTAATTTCTGGAGTGGCATTGGATTTAATTGGGATGATAAGTTGGAACTTAACCAGGAATACTCCTTTAGTTACCGGTTTGTAAAGAATAGTAATGCTGGTTTTGAAGATATCAAAACATATAGCCAAACAATCGGTACAGAAGTAATAGTCCGTTATATAAAACATGTAATTTTTGATACAAGATTGCGTTTAATTACCAACAATATGTTTGATGATCCCACATTGAAAAAGATATATCTATGGAATGCAGCAGTAAATTTTACTTTCTTTAAAGATGAAAGAGCAGTATTGAGGATAAGTGCAAATGATATATTGAACCGGGGGAAAAATGTGTACATGTCGCCTAATCAAAATACAGCATTCTTTTCTAAGGGAGATGTGCTGGCGCAGTATTTTTTGGCAACATTTACTTATAATCTAAGGCCTGCAGGCGCAAAGAAAACAGCTGCAGGTGGAAAGTGGTCTTTGTTTTAA
- a CDS encoding AraC family transcriptional regulator, translating into MEYQAKYITEDIKLSCYEDKFFKSDIMFDHHMLIWFISGETKIVQADATYIFKKGDIFLIPRNQLATIINYPKDGQPHKTVVMHLSTKRLSEFYVNLPVKPKASESQKIYTFNHHPLLESCLASLIPYFEMKEIPENIASLKITEAISILRAIDKGIDNVLANFEEPGKIDLADYMEKNFMFNLPLEKFGYLTGRSLTTFKRDFSKIFNTTPQRWLTQKRLELAHYQFVEMKKKPIDVYYEVGFENLSHFSYAFKKHFGYAPTDLAG; encoded by the coding sequence ATGGAATATCAGGCAAAATATATAACCGAGGATATTAAACTGTCTTGTTACGAAGATAAGTTTTTTAAATCGGATATTATGTTCGACCATCATATGCTCATTTGGTTTATTTCGGGCGAGACTAAGATCGTACAGGCAGATGCGACTTACATTTTTAAAAAAGGCGATATATTTTTGATACCCAGAAATCAACTGGCAACGATCATAAATTATCCCAAAGACGGGCAGCCCCATAAAACCGTGGTGATGCACTTGTCAACCAAAAGGCTCAGCGAATTTTACGTCAACCTGCCTGTAAAACCTAAAGCCTCGGAATCGCAGAAAATATATACATTCAACCACCATCCCCTGCTTGAAAGTTGTTTGGCGTCCCTGATCCCGTACTTCGAAATGAAAGAGATTCCCGAGAATATTGCATCCTTGAAAATTACAGAAGCTATCAGTATTCTCAGGGCTATAGACAAGGGGATAGACAACGTGTTGGCGAACTTCGAAGAACCCGGGAAAATAGATCTGGCAGACTATATGGAAAAGAACTTTATGTTCAATCTGCCATTAGAAAAATTCGGTTATCTAACCGGTCGTAGCTTAACAACTTTCAAACGGGATTTTAGTAAAATATTCAACACTACACCTCAGCGTTGGCTTACGCAAAAGCGATTGGAATTGGCACACTATCAGTTTGTTGAAATGAAAAAGAAACCAATTGACGTTTACTACGAAGTTGGTTTTGAAAACTTATCGCACTTTTCCTATGCTTTCAAAAAACATTTTGGGTACGCACCTACCGACCTGGCTGGATAA
- a CDS encoding SDR family NAD(P)-dependent oxidoreductase: MNDLKNKVAVITGGNSGIGYATAKALIEKGAMVIITGRRKEAIEKAASTLHVSGVVADQSSLSDIDMLVSEVKAQFGKVDILLINAGITKLASIESMTENMFDEIMNVNFKGAYFTLSKFIPVLNDNASVIFLSSTSATISPQSASVYAASKSAINAVMKIAALELASRKIRVNAVSPGPIATEIMNKIGLDATLEEQLIGSIPLSRLGKANEVAGLITYLSGDESSFITGANFLVDGGQSI, translated from the coding sequence ATGAATGATTTAAAAAATAAAGTAGCGGTTATTACCGGTGGCAACAGTGGCATCGGGTATGCTACCGCAAAAGCGCTTATCGAAAAAGGCGCAATGGTCATCATCACCGGTAGAAGAAAAGAAGCGATTGAAAAGGCAGCCTCAACACTCCATGTAAGTGGAGTGGTGGCTGACCAATCCAGCTTGTCTGACATTGACATGCTGGTATCGGAAGTGAAAGCGCAATTTGGCAAAGTAGATATTTTACTCATCAATGCAGGCATTACAAAATTGGCCTCCATTGAGTCGATGACTGAAAATATGTTTGACGAAATAATGAATGTAAATTTCAAAGGGGCTTATTTTACATTAAGTAAATTTATTCCCGTTTTAAATGATAACGCATCGGTGATATTTTTATCGTCAACATCCGCAACCATTTCCCCTCAAAGCGCATCGGTATATGCAGCAAGTAAATCTGCCATCAATGCCGTTATGAAAATTGCAGCGCTTGAATTGGCTTCCCGTAAAATTCGTGTGAATGCAGTTAGCCCCGGGCCTATTGCTACGGAAATCATGAATAAAATTGGACTGGATGCTACTCTTGAGGAACAACTCATTGGCAGTATCCCATTATCAAGATTAGGGAAGGCCAATGAAGTAGCCGGTTTGATAACTTATTTATCGGGTGACGAATCTTCATTTATTACAGGGGCAAATTTCCTGGTTGATGGCGGTCAATCCATATAA
- a CDS encoding SDR family NAD(P)-dependent oxidoreductase — MEQTNYNGALQHSTGSGFNATSTTSDVIKGIDLSGKIAIVTGGNTGIGLETTKTLAAAGATVIVPARDTAKAKKNLASVANVEIEPMDLMDPASIDAFAEKFLASGRPLHLLINNAGIMWVPLRKDSRGIESQLATNYLAQFQLTARLWNALKKAGGARVINVSSHGHQFAPFNFEDPNFLNREYETLQAYGQSKTATNLFALELDNLAKAYNVRAYSLHPGSIGGTELGREAPLELFQKMGFCDAEGNLLPEVAASLKTIPQGAATTVWCATSALLNNIGGVYCEDADVAELTADTSMPTGVNPYSLDKASAKRLWALSEEMTGITFRII, encoded by the coding sequence ATGGAACAAACAAATTACAACGGAGCATTACAGCATTCAACAGGATCAGGCTTCAACGCAACCTCAACAACAAGTGATGTGATCAAAGGCATTGACCTTTCAGGAAAAATTGCCATTGTAACAGGGGGGAACACAGGCATTGGTTTAGAAACGACAAAAACGCTGGCTGCCGCAGGGGCAACGGTCATTGTGCCTGCAAGAGATACAGCAAAAGCAAAGAAGAATCTGGCATCTGTTGCCAATGTGGAAATTGAACCCATGGATCTGATGGATCCAGCATCTATCGACGCATTTGCCGAAAAGTTTTTGGCTTCGGGTCGCCCCCTTCATTTACTTATCAATAATGCAGGTATTATGTGGGTGCCATTGCGTAAAGACAGTCGTGGCATTGAATCACAGTTAGCCACCAATTATTTAGCACAATTTCAATTAACCGCCCGGCTTTGGAATGCACTCAAAAAAGCCGGTGGCGCAAGAGTGATCAATGTATCTTCACACGGACATCAATTCGCCCCTTTCAATTTTGAGGACCCTAATTTTCTCAACCGGGAATACGAAACCCTGCAGGCGTATGGCCAATCAAAAACTGCCACCAATTTATTTGCGCTTGAATTAGACAATCTTGCCAAAGCCTATAATGTAAGAGCATATTCATTGCACCCGGGTTCTATTGGCGGAACTGAATTAGGAAGAGAGGCCCCGTTGGAACTGTTTCAAAAAATGGGTTTTTGCGATGCGGAAGGCAATCTTTTACCAGAAGTGGCCGCCTCGTTAAAAACGATCCCTCAGGGTGCAGCCACAACGGTTTGGTGTGCCACCAGCGCTTTATTGAATAATATAGGAGGAGTGTACTGCGAAGATGCAGACGTTGCCGAATTGACTGCCGACACTTCCATGCCTACTGGCGTAAATCCTTATTCATTAGATAAAGCAAGTGCCAAACGCTTATGGGCATTGAGCGAAGAAATGACCGGCATTACTTTCCGCATTATTTAA
- a CDS encoding pyridoxamine 5'-phosphate oxidase family protein: MAENFASLAFTDTVKELQAKYGSRSSYARMERSTYVDGLTKNEVDFIEQRDSFYLASIGENHFPYIQHRGGPKGFLKVLDPQSIGCIDFRGNMQYISVGNIMTNNNVSLIMVDYPSKARLKVLAKAEIVEIKDAPALYESLSPGGYKFSPERIMVFHVEAYDWNCQQHITPRYTLDDVQAAFSKQKAYIDDLESKIKQLQQKLREKEAL; this comes from the coding sequence ATGGCAGAGAATTTTGCGAGCCTGGCTTTTACAGACACCGTTAAAGAACTGCAGGCAAAATATGGTAGCCGCTCCAGCTACGCAAGAATGGAAAGAAGCACGTATGTAGACGGTCTTACAAAAAATGAAGTCGATTTCATTGAGCAAAGGGATAGTTTTTATCTGGCAAGTATTGGAGAAAACCATTTTCCTTACATTCAGCATCGCGGCGGCCCCAAAGGATTCTTAAAAGTATTGGACCCGCAAAGCATTGGATGCATCGATTTTCGCGGTAATATGCAGTATATTTCTGTCGGCAATATAATGACTAATAATAACGTGTCTTTGATAATGGTGGATTATCCGTCAAAGGCGAGGCTGAAAGTACTGGCAAAAGCTGAAATCGTAGAGATAAAGGATGCCCCCGCTTTGTATGAATCTTTATCCCCGGGCGGCTATAAATTTAGCCCCGAACGGATAATGGTTTTTCACGTCGAAGCTTATGATTGGAATTGCCAGCAGCATATTACCCCACGATACACGTTGGATGATGTACAGGCTGCTTTCAGCAAACAGAAAGCGTATATTGATGACCTTGAATCAAAGATTAAACAACTACAGCAAAAGTTAAGAGAGAAGGAAGCATTGTAA
- a CDS encoding helix-turn-helix domain-containing protein — protein MLNQSAFTLINPQNGNLAFKLFHFTDNSHFDHIQRNNYFSLIWIKQGSGTITADFTEHIFEANSLFAFAPYQPYMFNTKVSLSGIAILFHPEFFCIFKHHKEVSANGVLFNNIYNPPFVHIDEHTTATLEMICGQIETEMQNTELAQHELLVSYLKIFLITAARLKAQQQPDSHIAINDQKEPPFILQRLKDAIEQNFKTKHSPAEYAEMLYITPKALAKITKRHFNKTLSSLINERIIIEAKRELYLSDKTVKEIAYELGYEDEYYFSRFFKVNADVSPQLYRETVGYAKSIN, from the coding sequence ATGCTTAACCAATCAGCTTTTACGCTTATAAATCCTCAAAACGGCAACCTTGCCTTTAAGCTTTTTCACTTTACGGACAACAGTCATTTCGACCATATACAGCGCAACAATTACTTTTCCCTCATATGGATTAAACAAGGCAGCGGAACAATAACCGCTGATTTCACTGAACATATATTCGAAGCCAACAGCTTGTTTGCATTTGCTCCATATCAGCCTTATATGTTCAACACAAAGGTCAGCCTTTCAGGGATCGCTATACTTTTTCACCCTGAGTTCTTTTGCATCTTTAAGCACCATAAAGAAGTGTCTGCCAATGGCGTACTGTTTAACAATATTTACAACCCGCCTTTTGTACATATTGATGAGCATACGACAGCTACATTAGAAATGATTTGCGGGCAGATTGAAACAGAAATGCAAAATACCGAACTGGCCCAGCACGAATTACTGGTATCATATCTCAAAATATTTTTGATCACCGCAGCCAGGCTCAAGGCACAACAACAACCGGATTCACACATTGCAATTAATGATCAAAAAGAGCCTCCCTTTATCCTGCAAAGACTAAAGGACGCAATTGAACAAAATTTTAAGACCAAGCATTCCCCTGCAGAATATGCGGAAATGCTCTATATAACACCTAAAGCATTAGCTAAAATCACCAAAAGGCATTTTAATAAAACGCTTAGCAGTTTAATCAATGAACGGATCATCATTGAAGCTAAAAGGGAATTATACCTCTCCGATAAAACGGTGAAGGAAATTGCTTACGAACTCGGTTACGAAGATGAATATTATTTTAGCCGCTTTTTTAAAGTCAATGCAGATGTGTCTCCGCAACTATACAGGGAAACGGTAGGTTATGCAAAGTCCATAAACTGA
- a CDS encoding DUF3224 domain-containing protein, whose translation MTHFAKGEFEVKLIPQAEERDVPLLGRLTIDKVFHGDITGTSKGQMLSAKTAVPASAGYVAIERVEATINGRMGSFILQHNATMNKGEPMLNVIIVPDSGTDELTGIAGKLNIIIKEKKHFYEMEYTLPE comes from the coding sequence ATGACACACTTCGCAAAAGGTGAATTTGAGGTTAAACTTATTCCTCAGGCAGAAGAACGGGATGTTCCGCTTTTAGGGCGATTAACCATCGACAAGGTTTTTCATGGCGATATAACAGGAACCAGCAAGGGGCAGATGCTTAGTGCGAAAACAGCAGTTCCTGCATCTGCTGGTTATGTAGCGATCGAACGTGTAGAGGCGACTATAAATGGCAGAATGGGTTCTTTTATCTTACAACATAATGCAACTATGAATAAAGGGGAACCCATGCTGAATGTTATTATTGTGCCAGATTCGGGAACAGATGAATTGACCGGCATAGCTGGTAAATTGAACATCATCATAAAAGAGAAGAAGCATTTTTACGAAATGGAATATACGCTGCCGGAGTAA
- a CDS encoding alpha/beta fold hydrolase, whose protein sequence is MSYLKLKDGTDLYYKDWGTGQPIVFHHGWPLSGDDWDSQMMFFLQHGYRVIAHDRRGHGRSTQTFTGHEMETYASDVAQLVEALDLKNAIHVGHSTGGGEVIHYVNKYGKGRVAKAVLISAVTPVMVQGANNPDGIPLSVFDEIRMMTATQRQQYFRDFSIPFYGYNRAGAVEKQGIRDNWWRQGMMGSILAHYECVKAFSETNFTEDLKNVDIPVLVLHGEDDQIVPVNITALKAIKLLKKGKLITYPGFPHGMPTTEAATINKDILEFIKSA, encoded by the coding sequence ATGAGCTATTTAAAATTAAAAGACGGCACTGATCTGTATTATAAAGATTGGGGAACAGGTCAGCCTATTGTATTTCATCATGGCTGGCCGCTGTCAGGCGACGATTGGGATTCGCAAATGATGTTTTTCCTGCAACACGGGTACCGGGTAATTGCGCACGACCGCAGAGGGCATGGGCGTTCTACACAAACTTTCACCGGCCATGAGATGGAAACCTATGCTTCCGATGTGGCACAACTGGTAGAAGCATTAGACCTGAAAAATGCCATACATGTGGGGCATTCAACCGGCGGAGGGGAAGTTATCCATTATGTAAATAAATATGGAAAAGGCAGGGTGGCAAAAGCCGTTTTAATAAGTGCCGTAACGCCTGTTATGGTTCAGGGCGCCAATAACCCGGATGGAATACCTTTGAGTGTTTTTGATGAGATCCGTATGATGACGGCAACACAACGACAACAATATTTTAGGGATTTTTCTATTCCATTTTATGGCTACAACCGTGCGGGGGCGGTTGAAAAACAGGGTATTCGTGATAATTGGTGGCGCCAGGGGATGATGGGTAGTATACTTGCCCATTACGAATGCGTAAAGGCGTTTTCAGAAACCAATTTTACCGAAGATTTAAAAAACGTTGACATCCCGGTATTGGTACTTCATGGTGAAGATGATCAAATAGTACCTGTAAACATTACTGCTTTAAAAGCTATAAAACTTCTTAAGAAAGGAAAATTAATTACCTACCCCGGATTTCCACATGGAATGCCAACAACTGAGGCCGCTACAATAAATAAAGATATTCTGGAATTTATTAAATCGGCTTAA
- a CDS encoding RNA polymerase sigma factor, translating into MDNAFQLNYTDQVDSDLVKLAIGGDKKALQNLIQRHQLFIYNLALKMTRSVEDAEDLTQEVFIKAITALAKFEGKSKFRTWLYRITVNHFLNAKKSKAELQTIDFETYFNSIDKVPMEELTAIEQNELTDTIEEIRISCTAGMLLCLDREQRIIYILGEMFEIDHNLGAEIVGISAGNFRIRLMRARKDLYNWMNERCGLVNKENPCRCSKKTKGYIEAGVVDPNNLIFNIRHKEKIYELSGQKAVSIAETVEDLYKGIFQQHPLQEPVTSKKIVEEIFNNNLIKLILNL; encoded by the coding sequence ATGGACAATGCTTTTCAACTGAATTATACTGACCAGGTAGATAGTGACCTGGTAAAACTGGCAATTGGTGGAGATAAGAAAGCTTTGCAAAATCTTATTCAGAGACATCAATTGTTCATTTATAATCTTGCATTGAAAATGACCAGGAGTGTAGAAGATGCAGAAGATTTAACACAGGAAGTTTTTATCAAAGCGATAACAGCCCTGGCAAAATTTGAAGGGAAAAGTAAATTCAGGACCTGGTTGTATAGAATAACAGTGAATCATTTTTTAAATGCAAAAAAAAGTAAAGCAGAATTACAAACAATTGACTTTGAGACTTATTTTAATTCTATCGACAAAGTGCCAATGGAAGAATTAACCGCCATAGAACAAAACGAACTAACAGATACTATTGAGGAAATAAGGATTAGTTGTACCGCGGGCATGTTACTTTGTTTGGATAGGGAGCAAAGGATAATTTACATTCTTGGAGAAATGTTTGAGATTGATCATAATTTAGGCGCTGAGATTGTAGGGATCTCAGCAGGGAATTTTCGTATTCGACTGATGAGAGCAAGAAAAGACCTTTATAATTGGATGAATGAACGCTGTGGTTTGGTGAATAAAGAAAACCCTTGCAGGTGTTCTAAGAAAACAAAAGGATATATTGAAGCGGGCGTAGTTGATCCAAACAATTTAATATTCAATATCCGGCACAAGGAAAAAATCTATGAACTATCGGGACAGAAAGCGGTTTCAATTGCAGAGACAGTTGAAGATCTGTATAAAGGCATTTTTCAACAACATCCACTACAAGAGCCTGTAACTTCCAAAAAGATAGTTGAAGAGATTTTCAACAATAACTTGATTAAGTTAATTTTGAATTTATAA
- a CDS encoding SDR family oxidoreductase — translation MDKLKGKVAVITGGSSGIGLATAKEFIANGAKVVIFGRSKQALDEAAKELGSMSYAIQGDVTKLSDLERLYTETKSKFGGIDIVFVNVGQGKLAPIADTAETFFDEMISVNFKGAYFSLQKAIAHLNPKASVIITTSWLNEIGFGGSSLLSASKAALRSVVRVAGAELSAQGIRVNAVSPGPIGTPFWGKIGLPDDILQGAADVITNQVALKRFGQPEEVAKAVLFLASDDASYITGQEIAVDGGINQI, via the coding sequence ATGGACAAATTAAAAGGAAAAGTAGCCGTGATAACTGGCGGGAGTAGTGGAATTGGTTTAGCAACAGCCAAAGAATTTATTGCCAATGGTGCAAAAGTGGTAATTTTTGGACGAAGCAAGCAGGCTCTTGACGAAGCTGCAAAAGAACTTGGTTCTATGAGTTATGCTATTCAAGGAGATGTTACCAAGCTTTCAGACTTAGAAAGGTTATACACCGAAACTAAATCAAAATTTGGCGGAATAGATATTGTTTTTGTAAACGTAGGTCAGGGAAAATTAGCCCCCATTGCGGATACAGCAGAAACGTTCTTCGATGAAATGATTAGCGTAAACTTCAAAGGTGCTTATTTCTCGTTGCAAAAAGCCATTGCACATTTAAACCCCAAAGCTTCTGTTATAATAACAACCTCCTGGCTTAATGAAATTGGATTTGGTGGAAGTAGTTTATTAAGTGCCAGTAAAGCGGCTCTTCGTTCCGTTGTTAGAGTAGCGGGTGCAGAACTTTCAGCACAGGGCATTAGAGTGAATGCAGTTAGTCCGGGACCAATTGGAACACCATTTTGGGGTAAAATTGGATTGCCTGATGATATTTTGCAAGGAGCTGCAGACGTAATTACAAATCAGGTTGCATTAAAAAGATTTGGGCAACCGGAAGAAGTTGCAAAAGCTGTTTTATTTCTTGCTTCTGACGATGCTTCCTATATCACAGGGCAGGAGATAGCCGTTGATGGTGGTATTAATCAAATTTAA